ATCATCGAATACACCGCGAAAAGTATCTGTTGGCGGTCTCCAACGGCTTCAGCGGTCTGAAGGGCTTGCTCGAAGGCGCTCTGCGCGTCGGTGTATTCTCCAAGCATGACGGCGACGCGTCCGATTCCGTTGAGGGCGCTGGATTCCCCGCCTCGGTTGCCTGCTCCACGGTGGCCTTCCAGACTGGCGACGTTGTGCGCCTGGGCCAGCACGAAATCCCCCCGAATCACGGCACAGACTCGCCTGCCGACATGGGCATCTGCTCTCAGCGCTGCGGGTACGGCGTCCCCGAGTGCAATAACCCGGTCATACCACTCCTCTGCCTGCCCGATCTCATCAAGGCGCAGCAAGGCTTCAGCGCCGCCGTACAGCACCTGTCCGAGCGTTTCCGGTTGCAAGGCAGGATCCCCGAGCAATCTTTTTGCGAGCTGGTCTGCTTCAGTGAAGTGATACAGGTCATTGAGCAGCGCCAGTTGCCTGAGCTTGACCTCAAGGGTCAGGGCCGGTTCGCTGAGTGACGTCGCCAGTGCGGTCAGGGTCTGGATGACCGCGCTGCGCCGCTCTGAGTCACCCAGCAGTCGGAACAGGAGTTCACGTTCCAGGTGAATGTGAAACGCGCTCAAATCGCTCACACCATCGGCCAAGGCCAGCTCATAGTGGGCCAGGGCCTCACTGTGGGCGTAAACCCGTTCGGCGTCCTGCGCCGCCTTGATCCGCCACGCCGCCGCCTTGAGCGGTTGACCTGCTTCTTCGAGGTGCCGGGCGACGCGGCTGGCAGCGGCTCCGGTACTTTCCAGACGCTCGGCCAGCCGCCGGTGAATCAGGCGTCGGCGCTCCGGGCCAAGTTCCAGCAAGATGACCCGGCGCACCAGATCGTGCGAGAAGCCGTAGCTCTCGGCGCTCAGCCGCATGAGCAGCCCTCCTTCCAGCAAGCGCTCCAGCGTCTCGACCGCTTCCCATTCGGACAAAGAGAGTGCTGGAGCAAGGTCACTGAGTTCAAAGCCCCCGTCCGACAGACTGGCGGCTTCCAGCAAGCGGCGTGCTGCGGGGCCGTAGTGGCTGGCGCGCTGCACGATGGCGTCGCGGATACTGGTTGGCAGCGGCAGTTCGGCGTAATCGGTCGTGGACTCGTCAAACGGCGTGGCCCATTGACCGTTCAGACTCCGGGTGAGTACGCCCACCTCGAACAGGTGCCGCAAACTTTCGAGCAAGTACAGCGGATTGCCCGCTGTGGCTTCAAAGAGCCGCGCCGCAAAGTACTGGCCGGTTGCGCTGCCCGAGAGCGTCTGCACCAGGGTCAGGACGTCAGGTGAAGTCAGGCCGCTGAGTGCCACCCGTTGCAGCTTGCCTTCCCGTTCCAGCGCGGCCAGCGCGGCCAGCAGGGTGAGCTGCTCGCCCAGTTCCTGAGGGCGTGCCGTGGCGATCAAGCGTGGGCGCTGCTCTGGAGGTTGGCGCACCAGATGCAGCAGCAGTTCCAGGGTCATCGGGTCGGCCCAGTGCAGATCGTCAAAGATCAGCACGCCGTCCACACCGGCAGCGCAGGTCAGCGCCCGCGCCACCCCGCTGAGAAAGCGGGCGCGTCCATCAGCCTGGAGCGACTCCGGGTGCAAGAGAGAGAGGGCAAGCTCCGGAACCAGCCGGGCCGCCTCGGCTCGCCAGAGCGGATCGAGCGTCGAGAGACGCTCCACCATTCGCGGTGTATTCAGCGCCGTTTTCAGGGCCTCGGCGGCTGGATAGAGCGGCGTGGCCAGAGCGACTTCGTAAGCGCGCAGATGAAGCCGCGCTCCGAAGGTCAGGGCGAACGCTTCGGTGAGCCGGGTTTTGCCGATGCCCGGCTCACCCGTCACCAGGCTGAGCGCTGCGCCTGAGTGCTGGAGCGCGTTCCATTCGGCGCTGCGTCCGGTGAGTGGCAGGCTCAGCGCGTGTGGAACCTGGGACGCCTGAGGGGAGGGTTCTGGACTGAGCGCGGCGGTTTCCTGAAAGGTGCGGGCGAGCGCCTGCGTTTCCGGTAGGGGTTTGAGGCCCAGTTCGTCGTCCAACAGGCGGGCATAGCGTTCATACCGCCTGAGTCCTTCAAGATGCTCACCCAGCAGCAGATGCAGCCGCATGGCCTCACGCTGGTGGACCTCCTGGAATTCGTCCTCATGAAGCAACTGGAGCTGAATGCCCAGTGCGCCCCGTGCGTCTCCCTGGCGCTCGAGCTGCACACCGTGACGGTGGAGGGCGTCCCTCCAGACGCTGCTGAGGTCTTCACGGCGTTGTCCAAGCCAGTCTTCAAAACCGCTGGCTCCGCTCAGCTCAAACCGGGCCAGCAATGAGCCATGGTAGAGCTTGAGTGCCGCTGGAAGATCATCCGCAGCCAGGTGCCTGTGAAACTCGGCGACGTCAATCTGGAAGCTTGATGTCAGGGCAACGTTGCCAGATTCGACCTCAATCCAGGGGGCCAGAGAGGAGTGTTGCAAGCGCCATAGTTCCTGACGCAGGTTCCGCCTCGCGCCACTTTCATCGAGATCGCTCCACAGCAGATCAGCCAACTGATGCCGGTCGGTTGGACCTTCCAGGGCCAGGTACGCCAGCAGTGCCGTGCCCTTGCGCACCGCAGGCGTGAGGTCTAGGCCCCCCAGCTTAATGCTAGGGACACCCAATAATCTGATTTCGAGTTGCCCTACGTTCATCTGAACCTCACCTCAGTATGACGCAGAGAAGTGAACTGCGGCGGCTCCGTCTGTCTGCCGTGTTCTCTTGTGGCGTTCACCTGGAGCCGTTCTGATTGCTCTTCTCCTCTTCTGGTCTTCCATCGGGACGTGCCTGCGGAGCCAACTGGGCGATGCCCAGC
Above is a genomic segment from Deinococcus detaillensis containing:
- a CDS encoding ATP-binding protein, yielding MNVGQLEIRLLGVPSIKLGGLDLTPAVRKGTALLAYLALEGPTDRHQLADLLWSDLDESGARRNLRQELWRLQHSSLAPWIEVESGNVALTSSFQIDVAEFHRHLAADDLPAALKLYHGSLLARFELSGASGFEDWLGQRREDLSSVWRDALHRHGVQLERQGDARGALGIQLQLLHEDEFQEVHQREAMRLHLLLGEHLEGLRRYERYARLLDDELGLKPLPETQALARTFQETAALSPEPSPQASQVPHALSLPLTGRSAEWNALQHSGAALSLVTGEPGIGKTRLTEAFALTFGARLHLRAYEVALATPLYPAAEALKTALNTPRMVERLSTLDPLWRAEAARLVPELALSLLHPESLQADGRARFLSGVARALTCAAGVDGVLIFDDLHWADPMTLELLLHLVRQPPEQRPRLIATARPQELGEQLTLLAALAALEREGKLQRVALSGLTSPDVLTLVQTLSGSATGQYFAARLFEATAGNPLYLLESLRHLFEVGVLTRSLNGQWATPFDESTTDYAELPLPTSIRDAIVQRASHYGPAARRLLEAASLSDGGFELSDLAPALSLSEWEAVETLERLLEGGLLMRLSAESYGFSHDLVRRVILLELGPERRRLIHRRLAERLESTGAAASRVARHLEEAGQPLKAAAWRIKAAQDAERVYAHSEALAHYELALADGVSDLSAFHIHLERELLFRLLGDSERRSAVIQTLTALATSLSEPALTLEVKLRQLALLNDLYHFTEADQLAKRLLGDPALQPETLGQVLYGGAEALLRLDEIGQAEEWYDRVIALGDAVPAALRADAHVGRRVCAVIRGDFVLAQAHNVASLEGHRGAGNRGGESSALNGIGRVAVMLGEYTDAQSAFEQALQTAEAVGDRQQILFAVYSMMWLESQRGHFRRCLKLYSATLELNAGIQNRGCAIGLEIYRSRALQHAGALGVSLTVAAAAAASAESNGSKEMVLVAQRYEALTRLALGDIEGAAQGFQSALNSIPGDHLRLQAPVLETGLARCALERGDLQDALLHLDRATAFKQRMYFTEQRDLELTLASVKLRLGETQPALDLAAQHGGVIHLHARSLALRLEALRMVGTLTPATVQEAQVWLETTDVSALEGLELRVILGHSFEELGRSSEAAQARRKADAQMKILGSALEAHPEWRRRFLEKYVRLSTTEPNSKISSPL